Sequence from the Acropora muricata isolate sample 2 chromosome 10, ASM3666990v1, whole genome shotgun sequence genome:
CCAGCTAGGAGCCCATAAACCAGACAAACCACCACACCTAGCACATTGGCAAAGCCAGAGGTCACTTCATCCAGTTCGTAGTTAAGGGCAGCacattgggattttcggttttggctattttttagatcggtttttcggtttttgtgccaaaagactTCGGTGTTTCGGTTTTGGTGTTCATTGCGGTTTgtggattttctttttttagcatctggttttcggttttcgtagaaaataatatcggtttttcggttttatcaCTCAATATGGTTTGTATTcggttttggatgattttttcaacttttgtaAATTTTAGGAAAACTAAAAAACAGTGGAATTTATTaatgtgatttttgaaaatagttcaccacagAGATGCTTTACGTTAAAAAAAgaagtgaaatatgaaattttgattTCGTCGTAGGATTTTCGATCTGTCCGGTCACTGGCTCTTAAGAtggctctatatactattttacaaaggtttgaagATCACATCTGCATAGATAACttttccgttggcaaatgtttatcacatagcactcggtATAAGGTCAATATCAAGCACCTACAGTGTGAGACTACACATGGAAGACTTTTACAGAACCCAAATGTCGTTGCTCTGGCAACTACTGATAGggatgcttggcttgttttttgaaCCTACCTGACTTCGAGACGGTCTTTCTGGGTTTCTACTCGacgagttttctttgtttcaggggaaacagagtaaacatccacggaggctacaagaaaatctgttaATATATTTTCgaggaattcgcaattttcgtttttgacgcgtattaaattaataatatgtgcaaagtttgatgattttttcctaacagcgagggaaagaaaaaaatcctatCCACGTGCcaattgccaaaaaaattcaccgtctggaaCGCGCCCAACATGCGTTTTTAAAAAGACCCTCGTTTTTACTGACGTCCTCAAATGCTAACCAATTACTATTAAGTTGCCAGTCAGGGTCCGTTCCTTACACAGTACTGTCACGGCCTTGCTTGAGGCGACAAATAACTGGTCAGTTGACATCGACGATGGCTTCTTAAATGGCGTCGTTTTCATTGACCTTACTAAGGCATTCGATACAACTGATCACAAGATTATCTCGCGTAAAATGTCTTTAATGGGTGATCACCAGGAAGCTATGAGGGGTTCCTGTCGTACCTAAGTGGCCTAGGACAAAGATGTAATGTCAATGGCAAACTATCCCTTGCTCGTGATCTCAGGTGCGGCGTACCGCAGGGCACTATGCACAGGCCTGTTATTCCTAATATATATTAATGATCTCCCAAACTGCCTGCGGGCAGCTGCGCCACGGATGTTTACTAACGAAACAAACATTACACAACCGGCTAAAACGTTAACGGATCTCAAACAACCCTTATCCCCTGAACTAAGTAACTTTAGTTGCTGGTTGAAAGCCAACAAGCGTAGTTTAAATGCTGCCAAAACAGTTAATGATAACATTGAACAAATAAGTACGAAATATCCTAAGCTATAGGTCAATAATGACTTTATGTTTAATGTTAAagttaataatgattatttccGGTGGTGCCCAAAGAACCTGCCAAATTTACAACCCATTTTCAGTGAATACTTGAGTGAAAAGCTCCAAATATTGCAGACTCGCACAACTAGAGTAACTACAAAATTGGCTTTTGATACGAACTCAGACCATGTCAGGTTCACCCTTGATTGGGATAGGCTATCAATTCGATGAAAGTAACAGAAAACTTTAttaatgtataaaaacaaaatgaatgGTCTTGTCCCGGaatatcttcaacgtctttttgCTCAGTGTTACTCTGATTACAATCAAAAAAACTCTGGGGCAAAACTAGCAGAGACCTAACAATTTAAAACGAAGCTTCTCCGATGGCGGGGTCAATGAATAGAATGACTTCCCCGATAGCTTAAAAGATGTCGATTGTATTGCTCCGATTCCCGCACGGTAATCATGAAAAGcagtcataataataataatcactttatttatgtctcaagtgtatctagccgagcacagaggctctactaattggggagacaggaaatcaaatcaacacaaatcaaatcaaatcaaatgttgctttttggtgagaggggaaaaccggagtacccggggaaaaacctctcggaaactcaacccacatatgacgtcTGAcccggaaatcgaacccgggccacattggtggccAGCcagtgttctcaccactgcgccaacacTGCTCCCTACAAGTTGTGAATAGTcgtagtttttaacttgtagaTCTCAACTGATgatttttccgtgtttaaataaagtctttatgataatgataataacaaatgTGTTATTAAATGCATGAAATTCGTGCATTTtaactgcggattgaaacaatttcagtgtaGATGATCGACGAAAACGAAGAGCGATAGCTAAGCGGGAATAATAAAAAGGCCTAAAAAATccaggcctgaatttttgaaaGTACTACCTAGCTACCTTACCACACCATTCAGACAGTCAACTGTATTCTAATAACCTGGTTTCACTGGATTGAAAACGTTAGAGACAAAATACTGCCAAAACTAATCGCAAAAATCACAAGGATTTCATCGGCAATGCTAAAACACGCGCCAGCCAGAGTCGCACACAAATTAAttcatttaacaaaacaaaccagAGAAAAGTACCAAAGATGAAAGTAGGACCTCTATAAGCCGAATTTTCTTGCGAACATTCAACTAAGGATAAACATTTAACTAAGGATaaaaaaatcgcaagaatagcACATCTagcaagaataaaaaaaattaatattgcagTAAAAGAATCACTCATattcaacaaagaaaacgacGACAAAAATATTATGTTATTGGCAATTTTTTATTAGAACAGGATACTTGTACCGTTCATAGAATCACCACTCTCAGAGTCAAAACGCATTGAGCACAGGACCGACTACCACGTACTCACGGATAAAGTTTGTATGCTAAAAACGAATGACAGATCTCTTCCCATTAACCAATTTAAGTTTTGCTCTTCCTTCGGCACCGATATTATTACCACTCAAATCTAAATAAACCAAGGTGTTGTTCTTGTCCAGAAGAGTTTGCGCCAGTTGTATGGCTTCTGTATCGCTAATCTCGTTATTGCTTAGATCCAAATGAGTCAGAGTTCGGTTCAATTGTAGCGCCTCAGCCAGCGCAGTGGCTGAACATGAAATACTTGACCTTTCTAGGCTCAAATGCGTCAGAGACCGATTGGTCTGAAGAGCCACCGCAAGGATTTTTACACCAAGAGAAGTAATATGGCCCCAACCAAGATGTAAATAGGACAACTGCGTGGTTGGCGATTTCAATGCTTCTGCCAAAGCTATTGCTCCTGGATcaccaatagctgttattacagttaccagcggtcttgacacacaaacgagggtaatgggtcatttcccattgtattgaccccttagcctcggtTGCacgcagttgtaaacaaaagaaattttgtctgcgggctcaactgtaataacagctattgtgtTATCAACTAGAATTAAATGGGTCATCACGTGATTGGACTGCAGTGCTTTGAAAATCACTTCTGTTCCTAAATCACTGATACTATTCAAAGAGAGATCCAAGTGAGTCAGAGTTCGGTTCAATCGTAGTGCCTCAGCCAGCGCAGTGGCTGAACATGAAATACCTGAAGCGCTCAGGCTCAAATACGTCAGAGATCGATTGGTCTGAAGAGCCCCTGCAAGGGCTTCTACTCCCAGAGAAGTGATCTTGCACCCCCCAAGATTTACATAGGATAACTGTGTGGCTGGCGATTGTAATTCTCCTGCCAAAGCTTCTGCTCCTGAATCACCAATGGTGCTACCATGTAGACTTAAATGGGTCATTACGTGAGTGGACTGCAGTGCTTTACAAATCGCTTCTGTTCCTAAATCACGGATACCAGACGAAGCGAGATCAAAACGAGTCAGGGTAGAGTTTCTCTCGAGAGCATCTGCAAATGCTAGTGCCCCTGAGTCCATGATGGAAGAGCATCGCAGAATTAAACATTTCAATGTACTGTTTTTGGTTAGTGCTCTTGCCAATGCTGACCAACCTGACGGGTCG
This genomic interval carries:
- the LOC136930582 gene encoding NLR family CARD domain-containing protein 3-like, which gives rise to MDSGALAFADALERNSTLTRFDLASSGIRDLGTEAICKALQSTHVMTHLSLHGSTIGDSGAEALAGELQSPATQLSYVNLGGCKITSLGVEALAGALQTNRSLTYLSLSASAIGDPGAIALAEALKSPTTQLSYLHLGWGHITSLGVKILAVALQTNRSLTHLSLERSSISCSATALAEALQLNRTLTHLDLSNNEISDTEAIQLAQTLLDKNNTLVYLDLSGNNIGAEGRAKLKLVNGKRSVIRF